A region from the Vulpes lagopus strain Blue_001 chromosome 5, ASM1834538v1, whole genome shotgun sequence genome encodes:
- the CRCT1 gene encoding cysteine-rich C-terminal protein 1 yields MSFQQSAASAKGFSKGSSQGPAPCPAPEPEPAASSSCCGCCGDSSGCGCCSGCGCFPRRRRRQRRSGCCSCCGGRSQRSQSSSNVQSQGCCSGC; encoded by the coding sequence ATGTCCTTCCAGCAGAGCGCAGCTTCCGCCAAAGGCTTCTCCAAGGGGTCCTCCCAGGGCCCGGCCCCCTGTCCCGCCCCCGAGCCTGAGCCCGCCGCCTCGTCTTCCTGCTGCGGTTGCTGCGGGGACTCCAGCGGCTGCGGCTGCTGCAGCGGCTGCGGCTGCTTCCCGCGGCGGCGGCGCCGACAGCGTCGGAGCGGGTGCTGCAGCTGCTGCGGGGGCCGCAGCCAGCGGTCTCAGAGCTCCAGCAACGTCCAGAGCCAAGGCTGCTGCAGCGGCTGCTGA